The Acanthochromis polyacanthus isolate Apoly-LR-REF ecotype Palm Island chromosome 17, KAUST_Apoly_ChrSc, whole genome shotgun sequence genome has a window encoding:
- the fnip1 gene encoding folliculin-interacting protein 1 isoform X2, translated as MMPSWPLPQLEPSQIRLIVYQDCERRGRNVLFDSNAKKRGTEETPITSTEGQVKMFGKCCQLRPTGGSSSSLDSSSSCTSETKETKEQGLRFPGSRCSSDVVMLGEMMFGSVAMSYKGSTLKIHQIRSPPQLMLSKVFTARTGGSVYGSLNTLQDSLEFIGQDSNTLRPDPNAGPNSLLGNIGFSQLCSPRRAFSEQGPLRLIKSASFFSGHSHPMDMPGRGLYDERDSGIARSASLSSLLITPFPSPGSSLTSSCASSYQRRWLRSQTTSLENGVFPRWSVEESFNMSDESGGPSLGVTRKKKIAIGVIFMLSPNPEENSRFQDFFFSHFPLFESHMNKLKSAIEQAMKMSRRSADASQRALAYSRMVDGLNEFRMTICDLYTMPRVAEPVWLTMMSGASEKNQLCGQFMRELSLLMEQTSKNQFLPALLTAILTNHLAWVPTVMPNGQPPIKIFLEKHSSQSVDMLAKTHPYNPLWAQLGDLYGAIGSPVRLSRTVVVGRRQELVQRLLYVLTYFIRCSELLETHMLDSAEDEAIVMPGSLITTSLRKGEVEESDYVLVTVHKPSGDYLSQGAHSQQTEAEDSSYPSDNSLQSSTYTDNEVEHSTGDPPKEEEEDEEDEEDSGESQGSRSSVLQTGHSQGKAPVIRTADVAEPEERCKESSSPLATEARLETVLGVGSASLRERVCVLDTETKSDLKLIVPSIPTTLASGPSLNPVFTGAKNSAEAGMNAALGNQSSKVLAPRPLGIPLEKKPPDKSLAAAVPVPVIPGNTVTGPMALTLSEEEEPTTKVTFLIGDSMSPESDTESRRRKVDEDFKKHKKHLKDKHPLRLQLPHQQPQQLQRGPDSKTSNTSASEDQTKQTKGASALQRVSSKMPTCSLNCVDDFDECFSMENPVETRTMDDVAKQQGASTTHSLHKEMLDTLGVPRHREHHDLGGLSFQSAVRGQGLGLCLGSGSGEVGSSRKEDTLLQRRCRCGSTDSTDTCCSRSCPAEQDKDLVLTVPVPQDGSNSSKEDQKRKAAPVNDWEIPRNESSDSALGDSESEETEDWQEEVLVPFPGSKLVENYSKPSIANFGRSLFGGYCPTYVPDFVLHGMPSDEKLRQSLMTELTHAVQHPVLDEPIAEAVCIIADTDKWTVQVASSQRRATDVNKLGKEVLVSSLVSSLLQSTHQLYKLNVSPNFCIMHLEDRLQEIYFKSKMLAEYLKGQTRVHVKELGMVLGIESSDLPLLAAVASTHSPYVAQILL; from the exons CTGGCCACTTCCCCAGCTGGAGCCCAGTCAGATCAGGCTGATAGTCTACCAGGACTGCGAGAGGCGCGGCAGAAATGTCCTCTTCGACTCCAATGCCAAAAAACGGGGCACGGAGGAAACCCCCATTACT AGCACAGAGGGCCAGGTGAAGATGTTTGGGAAATGCTGCCAGCTCCGTCctacaggaggcagcagcagttCCCTGGACAGCTCTTCTTCCTGCACCTCGGAAACCAAGGAAACCAAGGAGCAGGGCCTCCGCTTCCCG GGTTCGAGGTGTTCGTCTGATGTGGTCATGCTAGGGGAAATGATGTTTGGCTCTGTGGCCATGAGCTACAAAGGCTCCACGCTAAAAATCCACCAGATCAG ATCACCACCCCAGCTGATGCTGAGTAAAGTCTTCACCGCCAGAACGGGAGGCAGTGTGTACGGCAGTCTCAACAC GTTACAGGACAGCCTGGAGTTCATTGGACAGGACAGCAACACCTTAAGGCCTGATCCAAACGCCGGACCCAACAGTCTTCTGGGGAACATAG GATTTTCCCAACTCTGCAGCCCTCGACGGGCCTTCTCTGAACAGGGCCCTCTGCGCCTCATCAAGAGCGCATCTTTCTTTTCAG gCCACAGTCACCCCATGGACATGCCTGGTCGAGGTCTGTACGACGAGAGGGACAGCGGCATCGCCAGGTCAG CTTCTCTGAGCAGCCTGTTGATCACTCCCTTCCCGTCTCCCGGCTCCTCCTTGACCAGCAGCTGTGCGTCCAGCTACCAGCGCCGATGGCTCCGCAGTCAAACCACAAGCCTGGAGAACGGTGTCTTCCCCCGATG GTCGGTGGAGGAGAGCTTCAACATGTCTGATGAGAGCGGGGGTCCAAGCCTCGGTGTGACTCGGAAGAAGAAGATCGCCATCGGGGTTATCTTCATGCTGTCCCCAAACCCTGAGGAGAACAGCCGCTTCCAAGATTTCTTTTTCTCCCACTTCCCTCTCTTTGAAAGCCACATGAACAAACTCAAGAGCGCCATCGAACAG GCCATGAAGATGAGTCGGCGGTCAGCTGATGCCAGCCAGAGGGCTTTGGCTTACAGCCGAATGGTGGATGGACTGAACGAGTTCAG GATGACCATCTGCGACCTCTACACCATGCCCAGGGTGGCTGAGCCCGTCTGGTTGACTATGATGTCTGGAGCGTCGGAGAAGAACCAGCTCTGCGGTCAATTCATGAGGGAGCTCTCCCTGCTGATGGAGCAGACCTCGAAGAACCA ATTCCTCCCTGCATTGTTGACGGCCATCCTGACCAATCACCTGGCCTGGGTGCCCACCGTCATGCCCAACGGCCAGCCTCCTATCAAGATCTTCCTCGAAAAACACTCCTCCCAAAGCGTTGACATGCTGGCAAAGACGCATCCGTACAACCCGCTCTGGGCGCAGCTAG GGGACCTGTATGGAGCCATTGGGTCACCAGTGAGGCTGTCAAGGACGGTGGTGGTTGGCCGCAGACAGGAGCTGGTCCAGAGACTCCTGTATGTCCTCACCTACTTCATCCGCTGCTCTGAGCTGCTGGAGACCCACATGCTGGACAGTGCTGAGGATGAGGCCATCGTCATGCCTGGCTCCCTCATCACTACCTCCCTGAGGAAGGGTGAGGTGGAGGAGTCAGACTATGTTCTGGTTACCGTCCATAAACCCAGCGGAGACTACCTGTCCCAAGGGGCCCACAGCCAGCAGACCGAGGCAGAAGACAGCAGCTACCCATCAGACAACAGCCTCCAGAGCAGTACATACACAGACAATGAGGTGGAGCACAGCACTGGGGACCCACccaaggaggaagaggaggacgaggaagacgaggaggacAGCGGTGAGAGTCAAGGGTCCAGGAGTAGTGTGCTTCAGACGGGGCACAGCCAGGGCAAAGCTCCTGTTATCAGGACTGCAGACGTAGCTGAACCTGAGGAGCGATGCAAAGAATCCAGCAGTCCTCTGGCAACAGAGGCCCGACTGGAGACGGTGTTAGGTGTTGGCTCGGCCTCCCTCAGGGAGCGGGTCTGTGTGCTGGATACAGAGACCAAGAGTGACCTGAAGCTTATTGTTCCATCCATACCCACAACCCTCGCATCAGGTCCATCCCTAAATCCTGTCTTCACAGGCGCTAAAAACTCTGCAGAGGCTGGGATGAATGCAGCATTGGGGAACCAGTCCAGTAAAGTGCTGGCTCCTCGACCTTTGGGGATCCCTCTAGAAAAGAAGCCCCCTGATAAGAGCCTGGCTGCTGCAGTGCCAGTACCAGTGATACCAGGAAACACCGTGACTGGGCCCATGGCTTTGACTCTATCAGAGGAGGAAGAGCCAACAACGAAAGTGACTTTCCTCATTGGAGACTCCATGTCTCCTGAATCGGACACTGAGAGCCGCAGAAGGAAGGTAGATGAGGActtcaaaaagcacaaaaaacaccTCAAGGACAAACATCCGCTTCGCCTGCAGCTGCCGCATCAGCAgccacagcagctgcagagggGGCCAGATTCAAAGACCAGCAACACAAGTGCATCAGAGGACCAAACCAAACAGACCAAGGGGGCTTCAGCTCTGCAGCGGGTGTCCAGCAAGATGCCCACTTGTAGCCTAAACTGTGTGGACGATTTTGACGAGTGTTTCAGCATGGAGAACCCTGTGGAAACTAGAACTATGGACGATGTGGCCAAACAACAGGGGGCCAGTACCACGCACAGTTTGCACAAAGAAATGCTGGACACTTTGGGCGTTCCCCGACATCGTGAACATCATGACTTGGGGGGTCTCAGCTTTCAGAGTGCTGTCAGGGGTCAGGGTTTGGGTCTGTGTTTAGGTTCAGGTAGTGGAGAGGTGGGGTCCAGCAGGAAGGAAGACACTTTGTTGCAGAGGAGGTGCAGGTGTGGATCTACGGACTCCACCGACACCTGCTGCTCCAGGAGCTGTCCTGCTGAGCAGGACAAGGATCTCGTGTTGACAGTCCCTGTCCCGCAGGACGGaagcaacagcagcaaagagGACCAAAAACGCAAGGCAGCGCCTGTCAATGACTGGGAAATCCCACGCAACGAGAGCTCAGACAGCGCACTGGGAGACAGTGAGAGCGAGGAGACGGAGGACTGGCAGGAGGAGGTGCTGGTGCCCTTCCCTGG GTCAAAGTTGGTGGAGAACTACTCAAAGCCAAGCATCGCCAATTTTGGCCGGTCTCTCTTTGGAGGTTACTGCCCCACCTATGTGCCAGACTTTGTACTGCATGGGATGCCCAGTGATGAGAAGCTACGGCAGAGCCTCATGACTGAATTAACTCATGCTGTTCAG CATCCAGTATTGGATGAGCCCATAGCCGAGGCCGTCTGCATTATAGCAGACACAGACAAGTGGACGGTGCAGGTGGCCAGCAGTCAGAGACGAGCCACAGATGTCAACAAGCTGGGGAAGGAAGTCCTGGTGTCCAGCCTGGTTTCCAGCTTATTGCAGTCCACTCACCAGCTCTACAAACTCAACGTCTCACCCAACTTT TGTATAATGCATCTCGAGGACCGCCTGCAGGAGATTTACTTCAAGAGTAAGATGCTTGCTGAGTATTTGAAGGGCCAGACGAGAGTCCATGTGAAAGAACTGGGCATGGTGTTAGG AATCGAGTCCAGCGATCTCCCCCTGTTAGCTGCAGTGGCCAGTACTCACTCCCCCTACGTGGCCCAGATCCTGCTATGA
- the fnip1 gene encoding folliculin-interacting protein 1 isoform X3, translating to MPPTLFHKLFNKRNAFSSPPPRCSKEDPAFSWPLPQLEPSQIRLIVYQDCERRGRNVLFDSNAKKRGTEETPITSTEGQVKMFGKCCQLRPTGGSSSSLDSSSSCTSETKETKEQGLRFPGSRCSSDVVMLGEMMFGSVAMSYKGSTLKIHQIRSPPQLMLSKVFTARTGGSVYGSLNTLQDSLEFIGQDSNTLRPDPNAGPNSLLGNIGHSHPMDMPGRGLYDERDSGIARSASLSSLLITPFPSPGSSLTSSCASSYQRRWLRSQTTSLENGVFPRWSVEESFNMSDESGGPSLGVTRKKKIAIGVIFMLSPNPEENSRFQDFFFSHFPLFESHMNKLKSAIEQAMKMSRRSADASQRALAYSRMVDGLNEFRMTICDLYTMPRVAEPVWLTMMSGASEKNQLCGQFMRELSLLMEQTSKNQFLPALLTAILTNHLAWVPTVMPNGQPPIKIFLEKHSSQSVDMLAKTHPYNPLWAQLGDLYGAIGSPVRLSRTVVVGRRQELVQRLLYVLTYFIRCSELLETHMLDSAEDEAIVMPGSLITTSLRKGEVEESDYVLVTVHKPSGDYLSQGAHSQQTEAEDSSYPSDNSLQSSTYTDNEVEHSTGDPPKEEEEDEEDEEDSGESQGSRSSVLQTGHSQGKAPVIRTADVAEPEERCKESSSPLATEARLETVLGVGSASLRERVCVLDTETKSDLKLIVPSIPTTLASGPSLNPVFTGAKNSAEAGMNAALGNQSSKVLAPRPLGIPLEKKPPDKSLAAAVPVPVIPGNTVTGPMALTLSEEEEPTTKVTFLIGDSMSPESDTESRRRKVDEDFKKHKKHLKDKHPLRLQLPHQQPQQLQRGPDSKTSNTSASEDQTKQTKGASALQRVSSKMPTCSLNCVDDFDECFSMENPVETRTMDDVAKQQGASTTHSLHKEMLDTLGVPRHREHHDLGGLSFQSAVRGQGLGLCLGSGSGEVGSSRKEDTLLQRRCRCGSTDSTDTCCSRSCPAEQDKDLVLTVPVPQDGSNSSKEDQKRKAAPVNDWEIPRNESSDSALGDSESEETEDWQEEVLVPFPGSKLVENYSKPSIANFGRSLFGGYCPTYVPDFVLHGMPSDEKLRQSLMTELTHAVQHPVLDEPIAEAVCIIADTDKWTVQVASSQRRATDVNKLGKEVLVSSLVSSLLQSTHQLYKLNVSPNFCIMHLEDRLQEIYFKSKMLAEYLKGQTRVHVKELGMVLGIESSDLPLLAAVASTHSPYVAQILL from the exons CTGGCCACTTCCCCAGCTGGAGCCCAGTCAGATCAGGCTGATAGTCTACCAGGACTGCGAGAGGCGCGGCAGAAATGTCCTCTTCGACTCCAATGCCAAAAAACGGGGCACGGAGGAAACCCCCATTACT AGCACAGAGGGCCAGGTGAAGATGTTTGGGAAATGCTGCCAGCTCCGTCctacaggaggcagcagcagttCCCTGGACAGCTCTTCTTCCTGCACCTCGGAAACCAAGGAAACCAAGGAGCAGGGCCTCCGCTTCCCG GGTTCGAGGTGTTCGTCTGATGTGGTCATGCTAGGGGAAATGATGTTTGGCTCTGTGGCCATGAGCTACAAAGGCTCCACGCTAAAAATCCACCAGATCAG ATCACCACCCCAGCTGATGCTGAGTAAAGTCTTCACCGCCAGAACGGGAGGCAGTGTGTACGGCAGTCTCAACAC GTTACAGGACAGCCTGGAGTTCATTGGACAGGACAGCAACACCTTAAGGCCTGATCCAAACGCCGGACCCAACAGTCTTCTGGGGAACATAG gCCACAGTCACCCCATGGACATGCCTGGTCGAGGTCTGTACGACGAGAGGGACAGCGGCATCGCCAGGTCAG CTTCTCTGAGCAGCCTGTTGATCACTCCCTTCCCGTCTCCCGGCTCCTCCTTGACCAGCAGCTGTGCGTCCAGCTACCAGCGCCGATGGCTCCGCAGTCAAACCACAAGCCTGGAGAACGGTGTCTTCCCCCGATG GTCGGTGGAGGAGAGCTTCAACATGTCTGATGAGAGCGGGGGTCCAAGCCTCGGTGTGACTCGGAAGAAGAAGATCGCCATCGGGGTTATCTTCATGCTGTCCCCAAACCCTGAGGAGAACAGCCGCTTCCAAGATTTCTTTTTCTCCCACTTCCCTCTCTTTGAAAGCCACATGAACAAACTCAAGAGCGCCATCGAACAG GCCATGAAGATGAGTCGGCGGTCAGCTGATGCCAGCCAGAGGGCTTTGGCTTACAGCCGAATGGTGGATGGACTGAACGAGTTCAG GATGACCATCTGCGACCTCTACACCATGCCCAGGGTGGCTGAGCCCGTCTGGTTGACTATGATGTCTGGAGCGTCGGAGAAGAACCAGCTCTGCGGTCAATTCATGAGGGAGCTCTCCCTGCTGATGGAGCAGACCTCGAAGAACCA ATTCCTCCCTGCATTGTTGACGGCCATCCTGACCAATCACCTGGCCTGGGTGCCCACCGTCATGCCCAACGGCCAGCCTCCTATCAAGATCTTCCTCGAAAAACACTCCTCCCAAAGCGTTGACATGCTGGCAAAGACGCATCCGTACAACCCGCTCTGGGCGCAGCTAG GGGACCTGTATGGAGCCATTGGGTCACCAGTGAGGCTGTCAAGGACGGTGGTGGTTGGCCGCAGACAGGAGCTGGTCCAGAGACTCCTGTATGTCCTCACCTACTTCATCCGCTGCTCTGAGCTGCTGGAGACCCACATGCTGGACAGTGCTGAGGATGAGGCCATCGTCATGCCTGGCTCCCTCATCACTACCTCCCTGAGGAAGGGTGAGGTGGAGGAGTCAGACTATGTTCTGGTTACCGTCCATAAACCCAGCGGAGACTACCTGTCCCAAGGGGCCCACAGCCAGCAGACCGAGGCAGAAGACAGCAGCTACCCATCAGACAACAGCCTCCAGAGCAGTACATACACAGACAATGAGGTGGAGCACAGCACTGGGGACCCACccaaggaggaagaggaggacgaggaagacgaggaggacAGCGGTGAGAGTCAAGGGTCCAGGAGTAGTGTGCTTCAGACGGGGCACAGCCAGGGCAAAGCTCCTGTTATCAGGACTGCAGACGTAGCTGAACCTGAGGAGCGATGCAAAGAATCCAGCAGTCCTCTGGCAACAGAGGCCCGACTGGAGACGGTGTTAGGTGTTGGCTCGGCCTCCCTCAGGGAGCGGGTCTGTGTGCTGGATACAGAGACCAAGAGTGACCTGAAGCTTATTGTTCCATCCATACCCACAACCCTCGCATCAGGTCCATCCCTAAATCCTGTCTTCACAGGCGCTAAAAACTCTGCAGAGGCTGGGATGAATGCAGCATTGGGGAACCAGTCCAGTAAAGTGCTGGCTCCTCGACCTTTGGGGATCCCTCTAGAAAAGAAGCCCCCTGATAAGAGCCTGGCTGCTGCAGTGCCAGTACCAGTGATACCAGGAAACACCGTGACTGGGCCCATGGCTTTGACTCTATCAGAGGAGGAAGAGCCAACAACGAAAGTGACTTTCCTCATTGGAGACTCCATGTCTCCTGAATCGGACACTGAGAGCCGCAGAAGGAAGGTAGATGAGGActtcaaaaagcacaaaaaacaccTCAAGGACAAACATCCGCTTCGCCTGCAGCTGCCGCATCAGCAgccacagcagctgcagagggGGCCAGATTCAAAGACCAGCAACACAAGTGCATCAGAGGACCAAACCAAACAGACCAAGGGGGCTTCAGCTCTGCAGCGGGTGTCCAGCAAGATGCCCACTTGTAGCCTAAACTGTGTGGACGATTTTGACGAGTGTTTCAGCATGGAGAACCCTGTGGAAACTAGAACTATGGACGATGTGGCCAAACAACAGGGGGCCAGTACCACGCACAGTTTGCACAAAGAAATGCTGGACACTTTGGGCGTTCCCCGACATCGTGAACATCATGACTTGGGGGGTCTCAGCTTTCAGAGTGCTGTCAGGGGTCAGGGTTTGGGTCTGTGTTTAGGTTCAGGTAGTGGAGAGGTGGGGTCCAGCAGGAAGGAAGACACTTTGTTGCAGAGGAGGTGCAGGTGTGGATCTACGGACTCCACCGACACCTGCTGCTCCAGGAGCTGTCCTGCTGAGCAGGACAAGGATCTCGTGTTGACAGTCCCTGTCCCGCAGGACGGaagcaacagcagcaaagagGACCAAAAACGCAAGGCAGCGCCTGTCAATGACTGGGAAATCCCACGCAACGAGAGCTCAGACAGCGCACTGGGAGACAGTGAGAGCGAGGAGACGGAGGACTGGCAGGAGGAGGTGCTGGTGCCCTTCCCTGG GTCAAAGTTGGTGGAGAACTACTCAAAGCCAAGCATCGCCAATTTTGGCCGGTCTCTCTTTGGAGGTTACTGCCCCACCTATGTGCCAGACTTTGTACTGCATGGGATGCCCAGTGATGAGAAGCTACGGCAGAGCCTCATGACTGAATTAACTCATGCTGTTCAG CATCCAGTATTGGATGAGCCCATAGCCGAGGCCGTCTGCATTATAGCAGACACAGACAAGTGGACGGTGCAGGTGGCCAGCAGTCAGAGACGAGCCACAGATGTCAACAAGCTGGGGAAGGAAGTCCTGGTGTCCAGCCTGGTTTCCAGCTTATTGCAGTCCACTCACCAGCTCTACAAACTCAACGTCTCACCCAACTTT TGTATAATGCATCTCGAGGACCGCCTGCAGGAGATTTACTTCAAGAGTAAGATGCTTGCTGAGTATTTGAAGGGCCAGACGAGAGTCCATGTGAAAGAACTGGGCATGGTGTTAGG AATCGAGTCCAGCGATCTCCCCCTGTTAGCTGCAGTGGCCAGTACTCACTCCCCCTACGTGGCCCAGATCCTGCTATGA
- the fnip1 gene encoding folliculin-interacting protein 1 isoform X1, with protein MPPTLFHKLFNKRNAFSSPPPRCSKEDPAFSWPLPQLEPSQIRLIVYQDCERRGRNVLFDSNAKKRGTEETPITSTEGQVKMFGKCCQLRPTGGSSSSLDSSSSCTSETKETKEQGLRFPGSRCSSDVVMLGEMMFGSVAMSYKGSTLKIHQIRSPPQLMLSKVFTARTGGSVYGSLNTLQDSLEFIGQDSNTLRPDPNAGPNSLLGNIGFSQLCSPRRAFSEQGPLRLIKSASFFSGHSHPMDMPGRGLYDERDSGIARSASLSSLLITPFPSPGSSLTSSCASSYQRRWLRSQTTSLENGVFPRWSVEESFNMSDESGGPSLGVTRKKKIAIGVIFMLSPNPEENSRFQDFFFSHFPLFESHMNKLKSAIEQAMKMSRRSADASQRALAYSRMVDGLNEFRMTICDLYTMPRVAEPVWLTMMSGASEKNQLCGQFMRELSLLMEQTSKNQFLPALLTAILTNHLAWVPTVMPNGQPPIKIFLEKHSSQSVDMLAKTHPYNPLWAQLGDLYGAIGSPVRLSRTVVVGRRQELVQRLLYVLTYFIRCSELLETHMLDSAEDEAIVMPGSLITTSLRKGEVEESDYVLVTVHKPSGDYLSQGAHSQQTEAEDSSYPSDNSLQSSTYTDNEVEHSTGDPPKEEEEDEEDEEDSGESQGSRSSVLQTGHSQGKAPVIRTADVAEPEERCKESSSPLATEARLETVLGVGSASLRERVCVLDTETKSDLKLIVPSIPTTLASGPSLNPVFTGAKNSAEAGMNAALGNQSSKVLAPRPLGIPLEKKPPDKSLAAAVPVPVIPGNTVTGPMALTLSEEEEPTTKVTFLIGDSMSPESDTESRRRKVDEDFKKHKKHLKDKHPLRLQLPHQQPQQLQRGPDSKTSNTSASEDQTKQTKGASALQRVSSKMPTCSLNCVDDFDECFSMENPVETRTMDDVAKQQGASTTHSLHKEMLDTLGVPRHREHHDLGGLSFQSAVRGQGLGLCLGSGSGEVGSSRKEDTLLQRRCRCGSTDSTDTCCSRSCPAEQDKDLVLTVPVPQDGSNSSKEDQKRKAAPVNDWEIPRNESSDSALGDSESEETEDWQEEVLVPFPGSKLVENYSKPSIANFGRSLFGGYCPTYVPDFVLHGMPSDEKLRQSLMTELTHAVQHPVLDEPIAEAVCIIADTDKWTVQVASSQRRATDVNKLGKEVLVSSLVSSLLQSTHQLYKLNVSPNFCIMHLEDRLQEIYFKSKMLAEYLKGQTRVHVKELGMVLGIESSDLPLLAAVASTHSPYVAQILL; from the exons CTGGCCACTTCCCCAGCTGGAGCCCAGTCAGATCAGGCTGATAGTCTACCAGGACTGCGAGAGGCGCGGCAGAAATGTCCTCTTCGACTCCAATGCCAAAAAACGGGGCACGGAGGAAACCCCCATTACT AGCACAGAGGGCCAGGTGAAGATGTTTGGGAAATGCTGCCAGCTCCGTCctacaggaggcagcagcagttCCCTGGACAGCTCTTCTTCCTGCACCTCGGAAACCAAGGAAACCAAGGAGCAGGGCCTCCGCTTCCCG GGTTCGAGGTGTTCGTCTGATGTGGTCATGCTAGGGGAAATGATGTTTGGCTCTGTGGCCATGAGCTACAAAGGCTCCACGCTAAAAATCCACCAGATCAG ATCACCACCCCAGCTGATGCTGAGTAAAGTCTTCACCGCCAGAACGGGAGGCAGTGTGTACGGCAGTCTCAACAC GTTACAGGACAGCCTGGAGTTCATTGGACAGGACAGCAACACCTTAAGGCCTGATCCAAACGCCGGACCCAACAGTCTTCTGGGGAACATAG GATTTTCCCAACTCTGCAGCCCTCGACGGGCCTTCTCTGAACAGGGCCCTCTGCGCCTCATCAAGAGCGCATCTTTCTTTTCAG gCCACAGTCACCCCATGGACATGCCTGGTCGAGGTCTGTACGACGAGAGGGACAGCGGCATCGCCAGGTCAG CTTCTCTGAGCAGCCTGTTGATCACTCCCTTCCCGTCTCCCGGCTCCTCCTTGACCAGCAGCTGTGCGTCCAGCTACCAGCGCCGATGGCTCCGCAGTCAAACCACAAGCCTGGAGAACGGTGTCTTCCCCCGATG GTCGGTGGAGGAGAGCTTCAACATGTCTGATGAGAGCGGGGGTCCAAGCCTCGGTGTGACTCGGAAGAAGAAGATCGCCATCGGGGTTATCTTCATGCTGTCCCCAAACCCTGAGGAGAACAGCCGCTTCCAAGATTTCTTTTTCTCCCACTTCCCTCTCTTTGAAAGCCACATGAACAAACTCAAGAGCGCCATCGAACAG GCCATGAAGATGAGTCGGCGGTCAGCTGATGCCAGCCAGAGGGCTTTGGCTTACAGCCGAATGGTGGATGGACTGAACGAGTTCAG GATGACCATCTGCGACCTCTACACCATGCCCAGGGTGGCTGAGCCCGTCTGGTTGACTATGATGTCTGGAGCGTCGGAGAAGAACCAGCTCTGCGGTCAATTCATGAGGGAGCTCTCCCTGCTGATGGAGCAGACCTCGAAGAACCA ATTCCTCCCTGCATTGTTGACGGCCATCCTGACCAATCACCTGGCCTGGGTGCCCACCGTCATGCCCAACGGCCAGCCTCCTATCAAGATCTTCCTCGAAAAACACTCCTCCCAAAGCGTTGACATGCTGGCAAAGACGCATCCGTACAACCCGCTCTGGGCGCAGCTAG GGGACCTGTATGGAGCCATTGGGTCACCAGTGAGGCTGTCAAGGACGGTGGTGGTTGGCCGCAGACAGGAGCTGGTCCAGAGACTCCTGTATGTCCTCACCTACTTCATCCGCTGCTCTGAGCTGCTGGAGACCCACATGCTGGACAGTGCTGAGGATGAGGCCATCGTCATGCCTGGCTCCCTCATCACTACCTCCCTGAGGAAGGGTGAGGTGGAGGAGTCAGACTATGTTCTGGTTACCGTCCATAAACCCAGCGGAGACTACCTGTCCCAAGGGGCCCACAGCCAGCAGACCGAGGCAGAAGACAGCAGCTACCCATCAGACAACAGCCTCCAGAGCAGTACATACACAGACAATGAGGTGGAGCACAGCACTGGGGACCCACccaaggaggaagaggaggacgaggaagacgaggaggacAGCGGTGAGAGTCAAGGGTCCAGGAGTAGTGTGCTTCAGACGGGGCACAGCCAGGGCAAAGCTCCTGTTATCAGGACTGCAGACGTAGCTGAACCTGAGGAGCGATGCAAAGAATCCAGCAGTCCTCTGGCAACAGAGGCCCGACTGGAGACGGTGTTAGGTGTTGGCTCGGCCTCCCTCAGGGAGCGGGTCTGTGTGCTGGATACAGAGACCAAGAGTGACCTGAAGCTTATTGTTCCATCCATACCCACAACCCTCGCATCAGGTCCATCCCTAAATCCTGTCTTCACAGGCGCTAAAAACTCTGCAGAGGCTGGGATGAATGCAGCATTGGGGAACCAGTCCAGTAAAGTGCTGGCTCCTCGACCTTTGGGGATCCCTCTAGAAAAGAAGCCCCCTGATAAGAGCCTGGCTGCTGCAGTGCCAGTACCAGTGATACCAGGAAACACCGTGACTGGGCCCATGGCTTTGACTCTATCAGAGGAGGAAGAGCCAACAACGAAAGTGACTTTCCTCATTGGAGACTCCATGTCTCCTGAATCGGACACTGAGAGCCGCAGAAGGAAGGTAGATGAGGActtcaaaaagcacaaaaaacaccTCAAGGACAAACATCCGCTTCGCCTGCAGCTGCCGCATCAGCAgccacagcagctgcagagggGGCCAGATTCAAAGACCAGCAACACAAGTGCATCAGAGGACCAAACCAAACAGACCAAGGGGGCTTCAGCTCTGCAGCGGGTGTCCAGCAAGATGCCCACTTGTAGCCTAAACTGTGTGGACGATTTTGACGAGTGTTTCAGCATGGAGAACCCTGTGGAAACTAGAACTATGGACGATGTGGCCAAACAACAGGGGGCCAGTACCACGCACAGTTTGCACAAAGAAATGCTGGACACTTTGGGCGTTCCCCGACATCGTGAACATCATGACTTGGGGGGTCTCAGCTTTCAGAGTGCTGTCAGGGGTCAGGGTTTGGGTCTGTGTTTAGGTTCAGGTAGTGGAGAGGTGGGGTCCAGCAGGAAGGAAGACACTTTGTTGCAGAGGAGGTGCAGGTGTGGATCTACGGACTCCACCGACACCTGCTGCTCCAGGAGCTGTCCTGCTGAGCAGGACAAGGATCTCGTGTTGACAGTCCCTGTCCCGCAGGACGGaagcaacagcagcaaagagGACCAAAAACGCAAGGCAGCGCCTGTCAATGACTGGGAAATCCCACGCAACGAGAGCTCAGACAGCGCACTGGGAGACAGTGAGAGCGAGGAGACGGAGGACTGGCAGGAGGAGGTGCTGGTGCCCTTCCCTGG GTCAAAGTTGGTGGAGAACTACTCAAAGCCAAGCATCGCCAATTTTGGCCGGTCTCTCTTTGGAGGTTACTGCCCCACCTATGTGCCAGACTTTGTACTGCATGGGATGCCCAGTGATGAGAAGCTACGGCAGAGCCTCATGACTGAATTAACTCATGCTGTTCAG CATCCAGTATTGGATGAGCCCATAGCCGAGGCCGTCTGCATTATAGCAGACACAGACAAGTGGACGGTGCAGGTGGCCAGCAGTCAGAGACGAGCCACAGATGTCAACAAGCTGGGGAAGGAAGTCCTGGTGTCCAGCCTGGTTTCCAGCTTATTGCAGTCCACTCACCAGCTCTACAAACTCAACGTCTCACCCAACTTT TGTATAATGCATCTCGAGGACCGCCTGCAGGAGATTTACTTCAAGAGTAAGATGCTTGCTGAGTATTTGAAGGGCCAGACGAGAGTCCATGTGAAAGAACTGGGCATGGTGTTAGG AATCGAGTCCAGCGATCTCCCCCTGTTAGCTGCAGTGGCCAGTACTCACTCCCCCTACGTGGCCCAGATCCTGCTATGA